One part of the Oceanihabitans sp. IOP_32 genome encodes these proteins:
- a CDS encoding phosphoribosylaminoimidazolesuccinocarboxamide synthase — MSKTITDTNFNFPNQKSVYKGKVREVYNINNEQLVMIATDRLSAFDVVMPKGIPYKGQILNQIATKMMAATKDIVPNWLTATPDPNVAVGLLCDPFKVEMVIRGYMSGHAAREYKAGKRLLCGVAMPEGMKENDKFPEPIITPATKAEVGDHDEDISREEIIAKGIVSEDDYKVLEDYTRKLFQRGSEIAASRGLILVDTKYEFGKTKEGKIVLIDEIHTPDSSRYFYADGYQERQDKGETQKQLSKEFVRQWLIAQDFQGLEGQTLPEMSDEYVESVSSRYIELYEKITGERFVKADISNIQERIEQNVLEYLKTVQQ, encoded by the coding sequence ATGAGTAAAACAATAACAGACACCAATTTTAACTTCCCTAATCAAAAAAGTGTTTATAAAGGAAAAGTTAGAGAAGTATACAATATTAACAACGAGCAGTTAGTGATGATTGCAACCGATAGGCTATCGGCATTCGACGTCGTGATGCCAAAAGGCATTCCATACAAAGGACAAATATTAAACCAAATAGCGACTAAAATGATGGCGGCTACAAAAGATATTGTTCCTAATTGGTTAACCGCTACACCAGATCCAAATGTCGCTGTTGGGCTTTTATGCGATCCTTTTAAAGTAGAAATGGTAATTCGTGGCTACATGTCTGGTCATGCTGCCCGTGAATACAAAGCAGGAAAACGTCTATTATGTGGCGTGGCAATGCCCGAAGGCATGAAAGAGAACGATAAGTTTCCTGAACCTATAATTACACCAGCAACCAAAGCAGAAGTGGGTGATCACGACGAGGATATTTCACGTGAAGAGATTATAGCTAAAGGGATTGTTTCAGAAGACGATTATAAGGTTTTGGAAGATTACACCCGTAAATTATTTCAAAGAGGGAGTGAAATAGCGGCATCTCGAGGTTTAATTTTGGTGGATACTAAATATGAGTTCGGTAAAACAAAAGAAGGTAAAATTGTTTTAATAGATGAAATACACACACCAGACTCCTCACGCTATTTTTATGCCGATGGCTATCAAGAGCGTCAAGATAAAGGTGAAACTCAAAAACAACTGTCTAAAGAATTTGTACGCCAATGGCTTATAGCACAAGATTTTCAGGGATTAGAGGGCCAAACTCTGCCTGAAATGAGCGACGAATATGTTGAAAGTGTGAGTAGCCGTTACATCGAGCTTTATGAAAAAATTACAGGAGAGCGTTTTGTAAAAGCAGACATTTCTAACATTCAAGAGCGCATAGAACAAAACGTTTTAGAGTATCTTAAAACTGTGCAACAGTAA
- a CDS encoding PhoH family protein, with the protein MNEIIIELEDITPKEFFGEQNSNIELLKKYFPKLKIVARGNKIKAFGDEALLEEFDRRITMLLKHFSKYNKLDENAIERVLTSQSSEEYTTSQKSGDVIVHGVGGRLIKAQTANQRKLVESMRKNDMVFAIGPAGTGKTYTGVALAVQALKNKEVRRIILTRPAVEAGENLGFLPGDLKEKLDPYMQPLYDALRDMIAPEKLAYYIENGTIQIAPLAFMRGRTLDNAFVILDEGQNTTPAQMKMFLTRMGKNAKFLLTGDPGQIDLPRRTTSGLKEALLILKNVEGVGIIVLDEKDVIRHKLVKKIIEAYKSIDSTN; encoded by the coding sequence TTGAACGAAATTATTATCGAACTTGAAGACATCACTCCAAAAGAATTTTTTGGAGAACAAAACAGTAATATTGAACTGTTAAAAAAATATTTTCCAAAGCTTAAAATAGTAGCGCGAGGAAATAAAATTAAGGCCTTTGGAGACGAAGCTCTATTAGAGGAGTTTGACAGACGTATCACGATGTTATTAAAGCATTTTTCCAAGTATAATAAGCTAGACGAAAACGCTATAGAACGTGTTTTAACGAGCCAAAGTAGTGAAGAGTACACAACCTCTCAAAAAAGTGGAGACGTTATTGTGCATGGTGTAGGCGGTAGACTTATTAAGGCACAAACGGCCAACCAGCGTAAATTGGTTGAAAGCATGCGTAAAAACGACATGGTTTTCGCTATTGGACCAGCTGGAACAGGTAAAACTTACACTGGTGTAGCTTTAGCAGTACAAGCTTTAAAGAATAAAGAAGTGAGGCGTATTATTTTAACGCGACCAGCCGTCGAGGCAGGAGAGAACTTGGGGTTTCTGCCAGGCGATTTAAAAGAAAAATTAGATCCATATATGCAACCCCTGTACGATGCTTTAAGAGACATGATTGCGCCCGAAAAATTGGCGTATTATATTGAAAATGGCACCATTCAAATAGCACCTTTAGCCTTTATGCGGGGGCGTACTTTAGACAATGCCTTTGTAATTTTAGACGAAGGCCAAAATACTACCCCAGCACAAATGAAAATGTTTTTAACCCGTATGGGGAAAAACGCAAAATTTTTACTGACTGGAGATCCTGGTCAAATAGATTTACCACGGCGCACGACATCGGGGTTAAAAGAGGCTTTATTAATTTTAAAAAATGTAGAAGGCGTGGGAATCATTGTTTTAGACGAGAAAGATGTTATTCGACATAAACTTGTTAAAAAAATTATAGAAGCCTACAAAAGTATCGATAGCACAAATTAA
- a CDS encoding S-adenosyl-l-methionine hydroxide adenosyltransferase family protein — protein sequence MAIITLTTDFGQKDYFAAATKGAIYSELADVKIVDISHSVSPFSIPEAAYIIQNAYSSFPKGTIHIIGIDAELNPENKHIALSLDDHYFICANNGIMSMICSEIVPDKIVEINIHDRIQTSFPVLDVFVKVACHIARGGTLDVIGKRITEIKPIKNILPYVNQDKTQIIGSIIYIDNYGNVVTNIKREFFENHQKGREFIISARNYKFKKILNNYSDVVNFDIPVEKRHDEGKGLVVFNSGGFLEIALYKSNTTTVGSASSLMGLTIMDTVTVNFSAKPIIPKGTQDFNN from the coding sequence ATGGCGATAATTACTTTAACAACCGATTTCGGACAAAAAGATTACTTTGCTGCTGCAACAAAGGGTGCCATCTATAGTGAGCTTGCCGATGTTAAAATTGTTGACATTTCGCATTCGGTATCGCCTTTTAGTATTCCTGAAGCCGCTTATATCATTCAGAATGCCTATAGTAGTTTTCCTAAGGGTACCATTCATATTATTGGGATAGACGCTGAGCTAAACCCAGAAAATAAACATATCGCACTAAGTCTAGACGATCACTATTTTATTTGCGCCAATAATGGTATTATGAGTATGATTTGTTCTGAAATTGTCCCTGATAAAATTGTTGAAATTAATATTCACGACAGAATTCAAACCAGTTTTCCCGTTTTAGATGTTTTTGTAAAAGTAGCTTGCCACATTGCCCGTGGTGGTACTTTAGATGTTATTGGGAAAAGAATTACTGAAATTAAACCCATTAAAAACATTTTGCCGTATGTTAACCAAGATAAAACTCAAATTATAGGCAGTATTATTTATATAGATAATTACGGCAATGTAGTAACCAATATTAAACGCGAGTTTTTTGAAAATCATCAAAAAGGACGCGAGTTTATCATATCGGCACGAAATTACAAATTCAAGAAAATATTAAATAACTATAGTGATGTGGTTAATTTTGATATTCCTGTAGAAAAAAGACATGACGAGGGTAAAGGTTTGGTTGTTTTTAATTCTGGTGGCTTTTTAGAGATCGCACTTTATAAAAGCAATACAACTACGGTTGGGAGCGCCTCCTCTTTAATGGGTTTAACCATTATGGATACCGTTACGGTAAACTTTAGTGCTAAGCCCATAATCCCAAAAGGAACCCAAGATTTTAATAACTAA
- a CDS encoding putative quinol monooxygenase — MFVRIVKLSFNENDVARFLKNFNANKHKIRAFKGCTFLELYRDKNNPNIFFTYSYWTTETDLESYRKSELFKTVWNKTKPLFNAKPEAWSVDKVETLV; from the coding sequence ATGTTTGTAAGAATTGTAAAATTGAGTTTTAATGAAAATGATGTTGCTAGATTTCTTAAAAACTTTAATGCGAATAAACACAAAATAAGAGCGTTTAAAGGCTGTACTTTTTTAGAATTATACCGGGATAAAAATAACCCTAATATATTTTTCACCTATAGTTATTGGACCACTGAAACCGATTTAGAAAGCTACAGAAAATCTGAATTGTTTAAAACTGTTTGGAACAAAACCAAACCGCTTTTTAATGCTAAACCTGAGGCCTGGAGTGTTGATAAGGTAGAAACTTTGGTCTAA
- the gldG gene encoding gliding motility-associated ABC transporter substrate-binding protein GldG has protein sequence MIAILKKEINAFFASPIGYLVISLFLLLNGLFLWLFKGDFNILDYGFADLSPFFLLAPWILIFLIPAVTMRSFSDEKKQGTLELLLTKPISHTQIVLGKYFGAFALILIALLPTLLYIYTVYQLGDPVGNLDLGSTLGSYFGLLFLIASYTAIGVFCSTLSDNQIVAFIIAVFLCLLFYIGFEGISDFTSNTFVEQLGISYHFNSMSRGVLDTRNILYFLSVSLLFIALTTKNISVKAFSKKQGIKLLILPIVLILVNLFSASIHKRFDLTADKRYTLSEASKAIVAPVNSPIIIDVFLKGDGFPSEIKRLQRETKQLLEEFAAVNKNINFSFINPLENEATRERNIQQLTQRGLTPMQLSVQESGKASQAIIFPWALASFNDVTISIPLVKNKIGASQQDLVSNSVQHLEYAFADALSKLTIPKQKKIAVLKGNNQLEDQYIADFIKKLNEYYFIAPFTLDSVSNQTQKTLEELKAFDLIISAKPTEAFSENEKLVLDQFTMHGGKSLWLIDNVAIDKDSLYNASGSNLALARDLNLNDFFFKYGIRINPVLVSTLYSAPITLAIGEGSNAQFQHLRWPYSPLASSNSSHPIVNNLNFVKFDFANQIDTLKNNLKKTILLESAALTRLEGTPRPISLEVATQEQNPATFNQGNQTLAVLLEGEFTSVYNNRIKPFKLLEVQNKSIPTKMVVIADGDVIKNDVVKNVPQELGFDKWTGQTYGNKEFLLNVVNYLLDDNGLINIRSKEIAVAFLNQQKIAAQKTSWQLINIALPLVLLAGFGFTFNYFRKKKYTA, from the coding sequence ATGATAGCCATCTTAAAAAAAGAAATAAACGCGTTTTTTGCATCACCTATTGGATATTTAGTTATTAGCCTATTCCTGTTGTTAAACGGCTTGTTTTTATGGCTATTTAAAGGTGACTTTAATATTTTAGACTATGGGTTTGCCGATTTATCACCTTTCTTTCTGCTCGCACCATGGATACTCATTTTCTTAATTCCTGCGGTGACCATGCGCAGTTTTTCGGATGAAAAAAAACAAGGCACCCTAGAGTTATTATTAACAAAACCGATCTCGCATACCCAAATTGTGTTGGGTAAATATTTTGGGGCATTCGCTTTAATTTTAATCGCGCTTTTACCAACCTTATTATACATTTATACGGTTTATCAATTAGGCGATCCTGTTGGGAATTTAGATTTAGGTAGCACTCTGGGCTCTTATTTTGGCTTGCTGTTTTTAATCGCCTCTTATACTGCGATTGGCGTGTTTTGCTCGACCTTATCAGACAATCAAATTGTAGCTTTTATAATTGCGGTTTTTTTGTGTCTCCTATTTTACATAGGTTTTGAAGGGATTTCAGACTTTACCTCGAACACCTTTGTAGAACAACTGGGCATAAGTTATCATTTTAACAGTATGAGCCGCGGTGTGCTCGATACTCGCAATATTTTATATTTTTTAAGTGTTAGCCTACTATTTATTGCTTTAACCACGAAGAATATTAGTGTAAAAGCGTTTTCTAAAAAACAAGGCATCAAGCTTTTAATTTTACCCATAGTGTTAATACTGGTTAACCTCTTTTCTGCTTCCATACATAAACGTTTCGATTTAACTGCAGATAAGCGCTATACCTTAAGTGAAGCCTCAAAAGCAATTGTAGCCCCTGTTAATTCGCCCATTATTATAGATGTCTTTTTAAAAGGCGACGGTTTTCCTTCAGAAATTAAACGATTACAACGAGAAACTAAACAGTTGCTAGAAGAGTTCGCAGCCGTAAACAAAAACATTAATTTTAGCTTTATAAATCCTCTTGAAAACGAGGCCACTCGCGAGCGTAATATTCAACAACTTACACAACGCGGCCTGACTCCTATGCAGTTAAGTGTTCAAGAAAGCGGAAAAGCCTCACAAGCCATCATTTTCCCTTGGGCTCTGGCCAGTTTTAACGATGTAACCATTAGTATTCCTTTAGTAAAAAACAAAATTGGCGCTTCCCAGCAAGATTTAGTGAGCAATTCTGTTCAGCATTTAGAGTATGCTTTTGCCGATGCTCTGAGTAAATTAACCATTCCGAAACAGAAAAAAATTGCGGTTTTAAAAGGCAATAATCAGTTAGAAGACCAATATATTGCAGACTTTATAAAAAAGCTTAACGAGTATTATTTTATCGCCCCTTTTACTTTAGATAGCGTTTCAAACCAAACACAAAAAACACTTGAAGAATTAAAAGCATTCGATTTAATTATTTCGGCTAAACCAACCGAAGCTTTTTCAGAAAATGAAAAATTGGTATTAGATCAATTTACCATGCACGGTGGTAAAAGTTTGTGGTTAATAGATAATGTCGCCATAGATAAAGATAGTTTATACAATGCCAGCGGCAGTAATTTGGCTCTGGCACGAGATTTAAATTTAAACGATTTCTTTTTTAAATACGGTATACGTATTAACCCTGTTTTAGTTAGCACACTCTACTCTGCTCCTATTACTTTAGCCATTGGCGAAGGTAGTAATGCACAGTTTCAACATTTAAGATGGCCGTATTCGCCATTGGCCTCATCAAACAGTAGTCATCCTATTGTTAACAATTTAAATTTTGTGAAGTTCGATTTTGCCAATCAAATCGACACCTTAAAAAACAACCTCAAAAAAACAATCCTATTAGAAAGTGCAGCCCTCACCAGGTTAGAAGGCACGCCAAGACCTATTAGTTTAGAGGTGGCCACCCAAGAGCAAAATCCAGCCACATTTAACCAGGGCAATCAAACACTTGCTGTACTTTTAGAAGGCGAGTTTACAAGTGTTTACAACAACAGAATTAAGCCTTTTAAGCTTTTAGAAGTGCAAAACAAAAGCATACCTACTAAAATGGTTGTTATTGCCGATGGCGATGTAATTAAAAACGATGTGGTAAAAAATGTACCCCAAGAATTAGGCTTCGATAAATGGACGGGCCAAACTTACGGTAACAAAGAATTTTTACTGAATGTGGTTAATTATTTACTAGACGACAACGGACTTATAAACATTCGGTCTAAAGAAATTGCTGTGGCTTTTTTAAATCAGCAAAAAATAGCGGCTCAAAAAACGAGCTGGCAACTCATTAATATCGCGTTACCACTCGTTTTGTTAGCAGGATTTGGTTTTACTTTTAATTACTTTAGGAAGAAAAAATACACGGCTTAA
- the dnaN gene encoding DNA polymerase III subunit beta — translation MKFIVSSTYLLKQLQVLGGVINSSNTLPILDNFLFELDHSKLTVSASDLETTMASTLSVESDNEGSVAIPARLLLDTLKTFPEQPLTFIIEENNTIEISSNHGKYALAYADGNEFPKAVVLEDPSKTVITGDVLATAISKTIFAAGNDDLRPVMSGVFFQFSTEGLTFVATDAHKLVKYTREDIKANQVAEFIMPKKPLNLLKGILAASEEDVTIEYNESNAKFTFENSELICRLIDGKYPNYEAVIPKENPNKLTIDRTQFLNSVRRVSIFSNKTTHQIRLKIAGAELNISAEDVDYSNKAEERLTCDYQGDDMQIGFNSRFLTEMLNNLNSDEVQLEMSMPNRAGILTPIDGLDEGEQITMLVMPVMLNS, via the coding sequence ATGAAATTTATAGTATCAAGTACCTATTTGTTAAAACAACTACAAGTTTTAGGTGGCGTAATTAACAGCTCGAACACCTTACCTATTTTAGATAATTTTTTATTTGAATTAGACCATTCTAAGTTAACGGTTTCTGCCAGTGATTTAGAAACCACTATGGCTTCAACCTTAAGTGTTGAAAGTGATAATGAAGGTAGTGTAGCCATTCCTGCACGTCTATTACTCGATACTTTAAAAACTTTTCCAGAGCAACCCTTAACTTTTATAATTGAAGAGAATAATACCATCGAAATTAGCTCTAATCACGGTAAATACGCTTTAGCTTATGCCGATGGCAATGAATTTCCTAAAGCCGTAGTCTTAGAAGACCCGAGTAAAACCGTTATTACTGGCGATGTGCTAGCCACTGCGATAAGTAAAACTATTTTTGCGGCTGGCAACGACGATTTACGCCCTGTAATGAGCGGTGTTTTTTTTCAGTTTTCTACTGAAGGCTTAACCTTTGTGGCGACCGATGCACATAAGTTAGTAAAATATACCCGTGAAGATATAAAAGCCAATCAGGTGGCCGAATTTATTATGCCTAAAAAACCTCTAAATCTTTTAAAAGGTATTTTAGCCGCGAGCGAAGAAGATGTTACTATTGAATACAACGAAAGTAATGCTAAATTTACTTTTGAAAACTCTGAATTGATTTGCCGATTAATAGATGGTAAATACCCGAACTACGAGGCGGTAATTCCTAAAGAAAACCCTAATAAACTAACCATAGACAGAACACAATTTCTTAATTCTGTGCGTCGTGTTAGTATTTTCTCTAATAAAACCACACACCAAATTCGTTTAAAAATTGCTGGTGCAGAGCTTAATATTTCGGCAGAAGATGTAGACTACAGCAACAAAGCCGAAGAGCGTTTAACCTGTGATTATCAAGGTGACGATATGCAAATAGGTTTTAATTCTCGCTTTTTAACCGAAATGTTAAATAACTTGAACTCAGACGAGGTACAATTAGAAATGAGCATGCCAAATAGAGCGGGTATTTTAACGCCTATTGATGGCTTAGATGAAGGCGAACAAATCACCATGCTGGTTATGCCAGTGATGCTGAATAGTTAA